Proteins co-encoded in one Streptomyces sp. NBC_01283 genomic window:
- the rarD gene encoding EamA family transporter RarD, with amino-acid sequence MDAAAAEQSKSEQRIGLLNGFAAYGMWGLVPLFWPLLKPAGAGEILAHRMAWSLVVVGVALLAVRRWAWAGELIRQPRKLGLVTIAAAVITVNWGVYIWAVNSGHVVEASLGYFINPLVTIAMGVLLLGERLRPVQWAAVAVGLAAVLVLAFGYGQPPWISLCLAFSFATYGLVKKKVGLSGLESLAAETAIQFLPAVGFLVWLGVRGDATFGTEGGFGHGALLAATGVVTAIPLVCFGAAAIRVPLATLGMLQYLAPVFQFLLGILYFHEAMPPERWAGFGLVWLALTLLTWDAVRGARRTAVRLAAARASAVPVAGRDTEPMTPAAGREAESSV; translated from the coding sequence GTGGACGCTGCCGCAGCCGAGCAGTCGAAGAGCGAGCAGCGCATAGGCCTGCTGAACGGTTTCGCGGCCTACGGGATGTGGGGCCTCGTGCCCCTGTTCTGGCCGCTGCTCAAGCCGGCCGGGGCGGGCGAGATCCTCGCGCACCGGATGGCCTGGTCCCTCGTCGTGGTCGGCGTCGCGCTGCTGGCCGTGCGGCGCTGGGCCTGGGCGGGCGAGCTGATCCGGCAGCCGCGCAAGCTGGGCCTCGTGACGATCGCCGCGGCGGTCATCACGGTCAACTGGGGCGTCTACATCTGGGCCGTGAACTCCGGCCACGTCGTGGAGGCCTCCCTCGGCTACTTCATCAACCCCCTCGTCACCATCGCCATGGGCGTCCTGCTCCTCGGCGAACGGCTGCGGCCCGTGCAGTGGGCGGCCGTCGCCGTCGGCCTCGCGGCGGTCCTCGTCCTCGCCTTCGGGTACGGGCAGCCGCCGTGGATCTCGCTCTGCCTCGCCTTCTCCTTCGCCACGTACGGCCTGGTGAAGAAGAAGGTCGGCCTCAGCGGTCTGGAGTCCCTGGCCGCCGAGACCGCGATCCAGTTCCTGCCCGCGGTCGGGTTCCTGGTGTGGCTCGGGGTGCGGGGCGACGCCACGTTCGGCACGGAGGGCGGTTTCGGGCACGGGGCGCTGCTCGCGGCGACCGGTGTGGTCACCGCCATTCCCCTCGTCTGCTTCGGGGCCGCGGCGATCCGGGTGCCGCTCGCGACGCTGGGGATGCTGCAGTACCTCGCGCCCGTCTTCCAGTTCCTGCTCGGCATCCTGTACTTCCATGAGGCGATGCCGCCCGAGCGGTGGGCCGGGTTCGGTCTTGTGTGGCTGGCGCTGACGTTGCTGACGTGGGACGCGGTGCGGGGGGCTCGGCGCACCGCGGTTCGGCTTGCCGCTGCGCGGGCTTCCGCGGTTCCTGTTGCGGGGCGGGATACGGAGCCGATGACTCCCGCTGCCGGGCGGGAAGCGGAGTCCTCGGTCTGA
- a CDS encoding NAD(P)H-binding protein, with protein MTTNPKKQTQPDALILVLGATGKTGRRLVPLLRAAGHTVRAASRSGETRFDWNDRSTWAPVLQGVTALYLVGPPEPEPIADFVDTAVAAGVRRFVVLSGRGVEVFKDSFEPSMAEAERVVRAADVDWTVIRPNNFSQNFDEDIFATALLEGRLALPVGDVPEPFIDVEDIVEVAAALLTEEGHTGRTYELSGPRALSFADAVAELAEASGRPMRFEHITPDEYVAELTAADVPADIARALADVLDWLKTGYNAAPVTGVRDVLGREPRDFSVYAKAAAASAAWN; from the coding sequence ATGACCACGAACCCGAAGAAGCAGACGCAGCCCGACGCCCTCATCCTCGTGCTCGGCGCCACCGGCAAGACCGGCCGCCGCCTGGTGCCCCTGCTCAGGGCCGCGGGCCACACCGTGCGCGCGGCCTCGCGCTCCGGCGAGACCCGCTTCGACTGGAACGACCGCTCCACGTGGGCCCCGGTCCTTCAGGGCGTGACCGCCCTCTACCTCGTCGGCCCGCCCGAACCCGAGCCGATCGCCGACTTCGTGGACACGGCCGTGGCGGCGGGCGTACGCCGCTTCGTGGTCCTGTCCGGGCGGGGCGTCGAGGTGTTCAAGGACTCCTTCGAGCCGTCCATGGCGGAGGCCGAGCGCGTGGTGCGCGCGGCGGACGTCGACTGGACGGTGATCCGCCCGAACAACTTCTCGCAGAACTTCGACGAGGACATCTTCGCCACGGCCCTGCTCGAAGGCCGCCTCGCGCTGCCCGTCGGCGACGTGCCGGAGCCGTTCATCGATGTGGAGGACATCGTGGAGGTGGCCGCGGCCCTGCTCACCGAGGAGGGGCACACGGGCCGTACGTACGAGCTGTCAGGACCCCGCGCGCTGAGCTTCGCCGACGCGGTCGCGGAGCTGGCGGAGGCCTCGGGGCGGCCGATGCGCTTCGAGCACATCACCCCGGACGAGTACGTCGCGGAGCTGACCGCGGCCGACGTCCCGGCCGACATCGCCCGCGCCCTCGCCGACGTCCTCGACTGGCTGAAGACCGGCTACAACGCGGCGCCGGTGACAGGCGTACGAGATGTCCTGGGCCGGGAGCCCCGGGACTTCAGCGTCTACGCGAAGGCAGCGGCAGCTTCGGCGGCCTGGAACTGA
- a CDS encoding AraC family transcriptional regulator — protein sequence MDALGDLLRGVRADGALFGRTVLNGPWEVVRDEGAALTLITVMRGTARITAASGEPQILEEGGAAVVCTTAPFTLSAPSAAESGAYAAESGAECELITGAYQLDGAVGRRLISMLPPLLVVPSSEDCTPILELIASEVAADRPGRQYVMDRMLDWMLACTLRDWFELPDACPPDWYIALGDEVVGPALHAMHDEPSRPWTVASLAARAQVSRALFARNFAELVGRPPMAYLTEWRMTLAAELLAEPGATVAAVAGQVGYADGFGFSDAFKRIRGIAPSGYRASLGTRRPASGPLRAAG from the coding sequence ATGGACGCTCTGGGGGATCTGCTGCGCGGGGTACGCGCGGACGGCGCGCTGTTCGGTCGCACGGTGCTGAACGGGCCGTGGGAGGTGGTCCGCGACGAGGGGGCGGCCCTGACGCTGATCACGGTGATGCGCGGCACGGCCCGGATCACCGCCGCGTCGGGCGAGCCGCAAATCCTGGAGGAGGGAGGGGCGGCCGTGGTCTGCACGACGGCACCGTTCACGCTGTCGGCGCCTTCCGCGGCCGAATCCGGGGCTTACGCAGCCGAATCCGGGGCGGAGTGCGAACTCATCACCGGTGCGTACCAACTGGACGGCGCGGTGGGCCGGCGGCTCATCAGCATGCTGCCGCCGCTCCTCGTGGTCCCGTCCAGCGAGGACTGCACGCCCATCCTGGAGCTCATCGCCTCGGAGGTGGCCGCCGACCGGCCGGGGCGCCAGTACGTGATGGACCGGATGCTCGACTGGATGCTGGCCTGCACCCTGCGCGACTGGTTCGAACTGCCGGACGCCTGCCCGCCCGACTGGTACATCGCCCTCGGCGACGAGGTGGTCGGCCCCGCGCTGCACGCCATGCACGACGAGCCGTCGCGGCCCTGGACGGTGGCGTCGCTCGCCGCGCGCGCCCAGGTGTCGCGCGCGCTGTTCGCCCGCAACTTCGCCGAGCTCGTGGGCAGGCCGCCGATGGCGTACCTCACCGAGTGGCGCATGACGCTCGCCGCCGAACTGCTCGCCGAGCCGGGCGCGACGGTGGCCGCCGTGGCCGGGCAGGTGGGATACGCCGACGGATTCGGCTTCAGCGACGCCTTCAAGCGAATCCGCGGAATCGCACCGAGCGGCTACCGCGCCTCACTGGGCACGAGGCGCCCGGCTTCCGGACCACTCAGGGCAGCGGGCTGA
- a CDS encoding TetR/AcrR family transcriptional regulator, with translation MRQNPARRVALLDAAIEVLAREGARGLTLRALDTEAAVPTGTASNYFTNRADMLGQIMGRTRERLTPDPSDVAKDLEAEPSHELVKTFMRGIVERMRADRSSHLAMLELRLMATRNPELHAELTRFFSAEMEGNISFHLDHGLPGDGTGMVLLYMAMSGLMLDELTLPGLLAPHRPERLIDEMVTRLLL, from the coding sequence ATGCGTCAGAACCCCGCCCGCCGCGTCGCCCTGCTCGACGCCGCCATCGAGGTGCTCGCCCGCGAGGGGGCACGCGGGCTGACCCTCCGCGCCCTCGACACCGAGGCGGCCGTGCCCACGGGTACGGCGTCCAACTACTTCACCAACCGCGCCGACATGCTCGGCCAGATCATGGGGCGCACCCGCGAGCGGCTGACGCCCGATCCGTCGGATGTGGCCAAGGACCTGGAGGCGGAGCCGTCGCACGAGCTGGTGAAGACCTTCATGCGCGGGATCGTCGAACGGATGCGGGCCGACCGCAGCTCCCATCTGGCCATGCTGGAGCTCCGCCTGATGGCCACCAGGAACCCTGAGCTGCACGCCGAACTGACGCGCTTCTTCAGCGCCGAGATGGAGGGCAACATCAGCTTCCACCTCGACCACGGGCTGCCGGGCGACGGGACGGGCATGGTGCTGCTCTACATGGCCATGTCCGGGCTCATGCTGGACGAGCTGACCCTCCCCGGGCTGCTGGCCCCGCATCGGCCCGAGCGCCTCATCGACGAGATGGTGACGCGGCTCCTGCTGTGA
- a CDS encoding dihydrofolate reductase family protein, with protein sequence MRKLTYYVAATLDGYIAGPEGQFDFFPFEGEVRDTILAEYPETLPTVAREPFGITEAPNRHFDTVLMGRSTYEAGLPQGLTSPYAHLKQYVVSSTMAAPDPEVEIVADDPAGLVRGLKKQDGLDIWLCGGGKLAAALLDEIDVLIIKRNPIVIGSGIPLFDGPFNLAGFTLSANRSFDTGVSMTTFHRK encoded by the coding sequence ATGCGAAAGCTCACGTACTACGTCGCCGCCACCCTCGACGGCTACATCGCCGGCCCTGAAGGGCAGTTCGACTTCTTCCCCTTCGAGGGCGAGGTCCGGGACACGATCCTCGCCGAGTACCCCGAGACCCTGCCCACGGTGGCCCGTGAACCGTTCGGCATCACCGAGGCCCCCAACAGACACTTCGACACCGTCCTCATGGGGCGCAGCACTTACGAGGCAGGTCTGCCGCAGGGCCTGACCAGCCCCTACGCGCACTTGAAGCAGTACGTCGTCTCCAGCACCATGGCCGCCCCCGACCCGGAGGTGGAGATCGTCGCCGACGACCCGGCCGGGCTCGTGCGCGGCCTGAAGAAGCAGGACGGCCTGGACATCTGGCTGTGCGGCGGCGGAAAGCTGGCCGCGGCGCTGCTCGACGAGATAGACGTACTGATCATCAAGCGCAACCCGATCGTCATCGGCTCCGGAATCCCCCTGTTCGACGGGCCGTTCAACCTGGCCGGCTTCACCCTGTCGGCCAACCGGTCCTTCGACACCGGCGTCTCCATGACCACGTTCCACCGGAAGTGA